The following is a genomic window from Candidatus Vondammii sp. HM_W22.
AATGAATATTTCAGGGTCGACTAATTCGGTTGTTTCCGCACTCACGAAACAGGTTAAAAAACTTCCAGACAAGCTGGTACAGTCATTAACTTTGGATAGGGGGATGGAGCTTGCCGGTCACAAGAAATTTACTATGGCGATAGATGCAAAAGTCTACTTTTGTGACCCACAAAGTCCATGGCAAAGAGGGACCAATGAAAATACAAATCGGCTATTGAGGCAGTACTTTCCGAAGAAAATAGACTTGTCGATTTACTCTTAGGCACAATTAGATCGCGTGGCGAAAAAACTCAATCAGCGACCGAGAAAAACATTAGACTTCGCCACTCCTGCAGATAAACTAAATGACAGTGTTGCATCGACCCCTTGAATCTACAATCGAGGGCTTGAGAAAAATGCCCATGGTGTATTTACCAAGTATGCCTTGATTAATCGCGTACTGGCTAAGCGGCATTTATTAATCATTTCATAGGCAAGTTGCGACTGAAAGCCCCGGAATAGCCAAAATTAAGGTCACATCCGAGAATAACGCAGGTTATTTTTACAAATATTTAAGATTGGATGGCAAGTGAAGTGAAAAAAATATTTTTCAGGCCATCCCTAGGACAGCCCCCTATCCTTTTATCAGCTCTTTTAAAGCCAGTGCAAAACGCTGGGAGCGAATGGTCTATCCGGCGATCATTGTCTTTGGCTTAATGGGCCATCCGGTTTCTAGTTGATCTATAGTCTGACCACGGATATGCACGAATTGGAATGGAGTATAATCTGCTGATGGCGGAGAACATTTCCAAGCTATCCCTCAGTGTTGAGTCAATGGAGCTATGGTCAAATCTGGTGTATAAGCCATCAAGCAGCTTCCTGTTCAACTCGGATCCCATCTTTAAATTGCACACCTTCAATTACATCGGCGAGCAGTTGATAGCCTCTTAAGCGGTGCCATCTTTTTTGTGCAGTGTGCATCAACTTAAATGCCATGGCCAACGTCGTTAATCGACTACCGCAGTTCTTTGTTCTCGTGGTTCTAAGCCGCACTGTGGTAAACACCGATTCAATCGGGTTGCTGGTTCGTATATGCCCCCAGTGTTCCGCAGAAAAATCATAAAAAGTCAGCATCTTGTCTCGGTCTTTTTGTAAGCAATGCATCGCTTTCGGGTACTTATCCTCATATTTTCGCAAGCATAAATCAAAGGCTTTTTCGGCATTGGTTCGAGAGTCAGACATCCAAATATCATGCAGATTCTCTTTGACTTTAGGCTATATCGCCCTAGGCACTTTGTTGAGCACATTGGCGGTCTTGTGCACCCAACAACGCTGGTGCTTCGTCGTTGGCCAATGCTTGGTAATGGCCTTCCAGAAGCCTAGTGCACCGTCACCAACGGCCACCTCTGGCGGCACCGTAAAACCTTGTTCTGTGAGCTGCTCTAACAACTCTAACCAGCTCGCTTCTGACTCACGGTAGCCATCCGTAAGCCCAATGACTTCCTTACGACCTGTGCTGTCGGAACCCATGATCACCAGCAAGCAAAGCTTGTCGTCTTGCCTTACGTTGCAATAAACACCGTCGGCCCAAATGTACACATAGCGCCGCTTTGATAAATCGCGCTTACGCCACTGACCATATTCGCTTTCCCAAGTTTGCTTGAGGCGGCTTATGGTATTGGAGGACAAACCTTTGGCATCAGCGCCAAGCAAACCTGCCAGTGCGTCCCTGAAGTCGCCTGTAGAGATGCCTTTCAAGTACAACCAGGGCAGCAGCTCTTCAATGGTCTTCGCTCGCTTCAAGTACGGTGGCACCAAACCGCTGTTAAACTTGATGCCTTGCCCGGTACGATCTCTTACTTTGGGAACCTTGACCCCAATATCACCAAGCCCTGTTTGGATCATACGTTCCGGCAGGTGCCCATTGCGCACAACACCTTGTAAGCCTGATTCTCTCAGAAACCCTTGGTATTGTGCTAACAGGGTGGCAACTTCCGCCTCTATGGCTTGGGCTAATAGTTGCTGGGATCCGGTATGTAAAAGCTCAGAAAGGACATCTCGCGCTGGCCTATTCAGCCCGACAATATTATCATCCTTCATGTAGCGTACTCTTGTTGGTTGGTGATCGGCTAGGATCTTTTCCTTCCAACAGGATATGCTGCTTTAATTCCTCATACACCAGAAATGGCTATGCCTCGAGTCAATGACGTCAGAGGTAAGGGATATGCAGATGCATATCCATAGCATGGACACATCTATTTTGGTGATGAAGGATGATATGGGTGCTATCGCCACTAAACTGGATACCTTGCCACCCATGTTGCATGCAATTTCAGAAATGAACCAGTCGATGAAATTGATGACTGTTAATACAGGGGTGATGAGTCATGATGTGAGAGGCATGAACCAGAGTGTTGGTCGCCCTATGTCATTCATGAACTCATTCGCCCCCTGGTGATAAGTCAGCAGCTTCAATCAGTGAAACAGTGACTCCAGTTCGCCAAAACCGCTATCCGCCAGCTTCTCTTTGGGGATAAATCGCAGTGATGCAGAGTTGACGCAATAACGCAGTCCCGTAGGCTTGGGCCCGTCATTGAAGACGTGGCCAAGATGGGAGTCACCCATCTTGCTGCGAACCTCGGTCCGGGGAAAGATCATTTTGTAATCCGTCTCTTCCACAATACTTTCCGCTTTTAGGGGGCGGGTAAAACTGGGCCAGCCGGTGCCTGATTTGTATTTATCCTTCGAGGAGAAGAGGGGCTCTCCACTCACGATATCCACATAAATGCCATCACGTTTTTCATCCCAGTATTCATTATTGAACGACCGCTCGGTACCCTCTTCCTGGGTTACCTTGTACTGCAGCGGTGTCAGTTTACTGCGCAGTTCTCTGTCAGAAGGCTTGGCGAAGTTGCTTGCACTCTGTTCCGGTTTTGCTACTTTTATCTGTAAGTCATCTCCCCAGGTCTCTTCCAGAAACTGGTCGCGTCCGGAATTGTAACGATAGAACTTGTAGCGGATTGGGTTCTTTTTATAGTAATCCTGGTGATACTCTTCGGCATTCCAGAACTGTGTAAGTGGAAGCAGTTCGGTCACCACCGGCTTGTTGAAAACACCGGAGCTGTCCAAGGCGGCACGTGACTTTTCCGCGGCCTCTTTCTGGTGTTCGTTGTGATAGAAGATGGCAGGGCGATACTGTGCTCCCCTATCATAGAACTGCCCGCCGCCATCCGTCGGATCGATTTGACGCCAGAGGGAATCCAACAGCGTTTCATAGGTGATCACGGTTGGGTCATAATAGACCTGAACGGCCTCAATATGCTTTGTGCGGCTGGATGAAACCTGCCTATAGGTGGGGTTTTCCACCTCACCACCGGTATAGCCGGAGATCGCCTCTTTCACCCCCTCCAACTTTTCAAAACCCGACTCAACGCACCAAAAACAGCCGCCGGCAAAAGTGGCTACCTGAAGATTGCTTCCCAATTCCAAAGGCATTGCTTTCTGACTCTTGTCAGCGACGGTCTGGCTGCATCCGGCCAGCAGTGGGATAAGGAAAAGTATCACGTACAACAAAGGATGTTTCATCTCTCTCTCCAAATAATTCAATCGCATAAAATCTCAGATACAAGAGTGGGCTAAAGAGTTCAAATCACCATCACGGAAAAATCATAATTTTATCACGAGAAGTTTATCTGATGGTTGGCTGGTGTGAATCCGGAAGGGCAACAGGCAGGCTGAAAGTAAATATAGCACCGCCTTCCGGGTTGTTGACAACCTTGAGTTTACCCTGCAGCAGTTCTGCAATACGCTTTACTATAGCCAGCCCCAAGCCAGCGTGCCTCTGGTTACCCGCCTGTGCGGAACCCCGATAAAAAGGGCTAAATATATGAGGTAAATCTGCGGCCGGGATGCCAGGGCCAGTATCTGACACACTCACGGTTATCTCATTATTTTCCAGAATTATCCCCAGGGTTATTGCTTCCCCATTCGGTGTGTGGTCAATTGCGTTGCTGATCAGGTTGTCGAGCAGGCGTTCGGCCATGGCGATATCTGTGGTGATTAGCGGCATGGCCGGAGGGGGTGCCATCGACAGTTGCAGGTTGTTTTTCTCCGTATGCAGTTGGAATTTTTGCGTCACATCCTGAAGCAGTTC
Proteins encoded in this region:
- the msrB gene encoding peptide-methionine (R)-S-oxide reductase MsrB — its product is MKHPLLYVILFLIPLLAGCSQTVADKSQKAMPLELGSNLQVATFAGGCFWCVESGFEKLEGVKEAISGYTGGEVENPTYRQVSSSRTKHIEAVQVYYDPTVITYETLLDSLWRQIDPTDGGGQFYDRGAQYRPAIFYHNEHQKEAAEKSRAALDSSGVFNKPVVTELLPLTQFWNAEEYHQDYYKKNPIRYKFYRYNSGRDQFLEETWGDDLQIKVAKPEQSASNFAKPSDRELRSKLTPLQYKVTQEEGTERSFNNEYWDEKRDGIYVDIVSGEPLFSSKDKYKSGTGWPSFTRPLKAESIVEETDYKMIFPRTEVRSKMGDSHLGHVFNDGPKPTGLRYCVNSASLRFIPKEKLADSGFGELESLFH
- a CDS encoding sensor histidine kinase codes for the protein MRTPLAALHGYLETMIMKDTALNSGQKKEYLAIALRQSNRLTQMVEELFELAHLEARDAQPQYESCALGELLQDVTQKFQLHTEKNNLQLSMAPPPAMPLITTDIAMAERLLDNLISNAIDHTPNGEAITLGIILENNEITVSVSDTGPGIPAADLPHIFSPFYRGSAQAGNQRHAGLGLAIVKRIAELLQGKLKVVNNPEGGAIFTFSLPVALPDSHQPTIR